A stretch of Oryza brachyantha chromosome 4, ObraRS2, whole genome shotgun sequence DNA encodes these proteins:
- the LOC102709358 gene encoding transcription repressor OFP1-like, with protein sequence MSPGAAPKMRLGGGGGGSGFTLGCGCRDAKAVAVAASASSPCSAATESSTATTATWRRARTHPSASTGTLTVPSASSSFLWDDVEAEADGEEVDCKGVSSATTSSFSGLLRQLNELEQSVMTWGWKSPRRGNNFPPPPPPPPPPPPPPPSLPLRPVQHRVVGGGGKRSSKEGNDRFSSSPPFSHCPTTQQHRTVKGVDQRNREDGEAHMAPPAPPPPPQPPRNVKSVEKEDGKHLPPPQAPKHRKAKSFDNGGFSAGKLDGSLAVVKQSEDPLGDFRRSMLNMIVENRIVTGDELRELLRRFLELNAPHHHDAILRAFAEIWDEVFAAPAEPRLDPPRPPHRQRTPPRRRHPPPAWRM encoded by the coding sequence ATGagccccggcgccgcgcccaagatgcggctcggcggcggcggcggcggtagcgGTTTCACGCTCGGGTGCGGCTGCAGGGACGCCAaggccgtggccgtggcggcgtccgcctcgtcgccgtgcTCCGCTGCCACGGAGTCGTCCACGGCCACCACGGCGACCTGGCGCAGGGCGCGGACGCACCCGTCGGCGTCGACTGGCACGCTGACCGTGCCGTCCGCCTCGTCGTCCTTTCTGTGGGACGATGTTGAGGCTGAGGCCGACGGCGAAGAGGTCGACTGTAAGGGGGTGAGCTCGGCAACCACGTCGAGCTTCTCCGGCCTTCTGCGGCAGCTCAACGAGCTCGAGCAGAGTGTCATGACGTGGGGATGGAAGAGCCCTCGCCGTGGTAATAActtcccaccgccgccgccaccaccacctcctcctcctcctccgcccccgTCGTTACCTTTACGGCCAGTGCAGCACCGAGttgtgggcggcggcgggaagcgCAGCAGCAAAGAAGGCAATGACAGGTTCTCTTCGTCACCGCCGTTCTCCCATTGCCCGACGACCCAGCAGCATCGGACGGTGAAGGGCGTTGACCAACGAAACAGAGAAGATGGAGAAGCCCACATGGCGCCACCggcacctccgccgccgccgcagccaccCCGGAACGTGAAGAGCGTGGAAAAAGAAGACGGCAAGCACTTGCCGCCACCGCAGGCGCCGAAGCACCGGAAAGCGAAGAGCTTTGACAATGGTGGCTTCAGCGCCGGAAAGCTCGACGGGAGCTTGGCGGTGGTGAAGCAGTCCGAGGACCCACTCGGCGACTTCCGTCGGTCTATGCTGAACATGATCGTGGAGAACCGCATCGTGACCGGCGACGAGCTCCGCGAGCTGCTCCGCCGCTTCCTCGAGCTGAACGCGCCCCACCACCACGACGCCATCCTCCGGGCCTTCGCCGAGATCTGGGACGAGGTgttcgccgccccggccgagCCCCGCCTCGACCCCCCGAGGCCGCCGCACCGGCAGAGaacgccacctcgccgccggcacccTCCACCGGCTTGGCGCATGTAG
- the LOC102709639 gene encoding protein FATTY ACID EXPORT 4, chloroplastic, translating into MTAAVAITSSLLFRPPVAVRSLPSPPRPHDVPCPRSSRRRPALLCCSAVSELAPAASAAYGALLLGGGAFAYVRSGSKGSIFGGLSGSALMGISYYLMQSPDTKAIGDAVGFGSAFLFASVFGIRLYNTRKLVPSGLLLVLSLGALVVFYSAYLQDKV; encoded by the exons atgacggcggcggtggctatCACCTCCTCCCTTCTCTTCCGCCCTCCCGTCGCCGTCCGTTCCCTCCCTTCGCCGCCTCGTCCCCATGATGTACCCTGTCCCAGAAGCAGCCGACGTCGCCCCGCCCTCCTTTGTTGTTCTGCTGTGTCCGagctcgcgcccgccgcctcaGCCGCCTACGGCGCCCTCCtcctgggcggcggcgcctttGCAT ATGTGAGGTCGGGGAGTAAAGGCTCCATCTTTGGAGGACTGTCCGGATCTGCGCTTATGGGCATT TCTTATTATCTGATGCAATCACCTGACACAAAGGCGATAGGTGACGCTGTTGGATTTGGATCTGCCTTTTTGTTTGCCAGTGTTTTTG GTATAAGGCTGTACAATACCCGGAAACTGGTGCCCTCTGGCCTTCTTCTAGTTCTTTCACTTGGTGCCTTGGTCGTCTTTTATTCTGCTTACTTGCAAGACAAGGTGTAA
- the LOC102717895 gene encoding uncharacterized protein LOC102717895 has translation MAMLVRAPNSTLPTGDHPQKSGVLLRRPKLHSARRFQLHAQKRASPGAGSETPSRSENAVLKAAWYGSELLGIAASFFRPSQPPTVAEAGAAGEGVSEPRGRAQVAEAIKDDFERSYFVTGNLTLTAYEDDCEFADPAGSFRGLQRFKRNCTNFGSLLEKSNMKLTKWEDLEDKSIGHWRFSCIMSFPWRPILSATGYTEYFFDAGSGKVCRHVEHWNVPKMALLRQIFRPSRWVWEKRSD, from the exons ATGGCCATGCTTGTCCGTGCTCCAAACTCTACCCTCCCCACAGGCGATCACCCCCAGAAATCCGGCGTGCTCCTCCGGCGTCCAAAGCTCCACTCTGCTCGCCGTTTCCAACTGCACGCGCAGAAGCGAGCCTCCCCGGGCGCGGGCAGCGAGACGCCCTCCCGCTCGGAGAACGCGGTCCTCAAGGCCGCGTGGTACGGCTCCGAGCTCCTCGGCATCGCCGCGTCGTTCTTCCGGCCGTCGCAGCCGCCCACGGTggcggaggccggagccgCAGGAGAAGGCGTTTCGGAGCCTCGGGGCCGCGCGCAGGTCGCCGAGGCCATCAAGGACGACTTCGAGCGCTCGTACTTCGTCACAG GGAATCTCACGCTCACAGCTTATGAAGACGACTGCGAGTTCGCCGATCCTGCAGGTTCGTTCAGGGGCCTGCAGCGCTTCAAGCGAAACTGCACAAACTTCGGCTCTCTGTTGGAAAAATCTAACATGAAGCTCACCAAATGGGAGGATTTGGAG GACAAATCAATTGGACACTGGCGTTTCAGCTGCATCATGTCGTTCCCCTGGAGGCCTATCCTGTCCG CCACCGGATACACGGAATACTTTTTCGATGCTGGCTCGGGGAAGGTGTGCAG GCATGTCGAGCATTGGAACGTCCCCAAGATGGCACTCCTGAGACAGATTTTCAGGCCGAGCAGATGGGTGTGGGAGAAACGCTCCGACTAG
- the LOC102709072 gene encoding uncharacterized metal-dependent hydrolase YcfH isoform X1, whose amino-acid sequence MAQAPARAASALRLFDAHCHLQDPRVLAVAPSLIRAATAAGVVHFAVNGTSEKDWHLVKQMAEEHPSVVPCFGLHPWWVPERSHDWMDSLRRFFAETPEAAVGEYVTVKQIGLDKGSHGKTIDFGEQVEVFQRQLELAKELNKPVSVHCVRAFGDLLEILKQIGPFPAGVLLHSYLGSAEMVSSLANLGCYFSLSGFLTGMKSNKAKQMLKAIPLDRILLETDAPDALPKLDDISLLAVPVDSSNADNEEFKKDSNSQSSTTSNESLNHPSNIHIVMKYVASLLEISEIELAEVTYKNATRLFSYHGSKVHTEVEAVWLGGHPI is encoded by the exons ATGGCGCAGGCACCGGCGCGCGCCGCTTCCGCGTTGCGGCTCTTTGACGCGCACTGCCACCTGCAGGACCCGCGCGTGCTGGCCGTCGCCCCCTCCCTCAtacgcgccgccaccgccgccggcgtcgtccaCTTCGCCGTCAACGGAACCTCCGAG AAAGACTGGCACCTGGTGAAGCAGATGGCTGAGGAGCACCCGTCCGTCGTCCCCTGCTTCGGCCTCCACCCATG GTGGGTACCGGAGAGGTCGCATGATTGGATGGATTCACTCCGGCGGTTCTTCGCTGAAACCCCAGAGGCGGCGGTTGGGGAG TATGTTACTGTAAAGCAGATTGGTCTGGACAAAGGTTCACATGGAAAAACCATTGACTTTGGAGAACAG GTTGAAGTTTTCCAGCGGCAACTTGAACTTGCTAAGGAGTTGAACAAGCCCGTTTCTGTTCATTGTGTCCGCGCCTTTGGTGATCTTCTGGAGATACTAAA GCAAATTGGTCCTTTCCCAGCTGGTGTGTTGCTACATTCATATCTGGGATCTGCAGAAATGGTGTCCAGCCTTGCAAATTTAGGCTGTTACTTTTCGTTATCCGGTTTCCTTACAGGCATGAAATCCAATAaggcaaagcaaatgctaAAAGCA ATACCCTTGGACAGAATTCTGCTAGAAACTGACGCACCAGATGCATTACCAAAACTGGATGATATTTCTCTATTAGCAGTACCTGTGGACAGCTCAAATGCAGATAatgaagaatttaaaaaagattCTAATTCACAGTCATCCACCACTTCGAATGAGTCTTTGAACCATCCATCTAATATCCACATT GTTATGAAGTATGTCGCCTCTCTGCTTGAAATATCAGAGATAGAACTTGCTGAGGTGACATACAAGAATGCAACCAGGCTGTTTTCTTATCATGGATCCAAAGTTCACACTGAAGTGGAAGCTGTGTGGTTGGGTGGTCATCCAATTTGA
- the LOC102709072 gene encoding uncharacterized metal-dependent hydrolase YcfH isoform X2: MAQAPARAASALRLFDAHCHLQDPRVLAVAPSLIRAATAAGVVHFAVNGTSEKDWHLVKQMAEEHPSVVPCFGLHPWWVPERSHDWMDSLRRFFAETPEAAVGEIGLDKGSHGKTIDFGEQVEVFQRQLELAKELNKPVSVHCVRAFGDLLEILKQIGPFPAGVLLHSYLGSAEMVSSLANLGCYFSLSGFLTGMKSNKAKQMLKAIPLDRILLETDAPDALPKLDDISLLAVPVDSSNADNEEFKKDSNSQSSTTSNESLNHPSNIHIVMKYVASLLEISEIELAEVTYKNATRLFSYHGSKVHTEVEAVWLGGHPI, from the exons ATGGCGCAGGCACCGGCGCGCGCCGCTTCCGCGTTGCGGCTCTTTGACGCGCACTGCCACCTGCAGGACCCGCGCGTGCTGGCCGTCGCCCCCTCCCTCAtacgcgccgccaccgccgccggcgtcgtccaCTTCGCCGTCAACGGAACCTCCGAG AAAGACTGGCACCTGGTGAAGCAGATGGCTGAGGAGCACCCGTCCGTCGTCCCCTGCTTCGGCCTCCACCCATG GTGGGTACCGGAGAGGTCGCATGATTGGATGGATTCACTCCGGCGGTTCTTCGCTGAAACCCCAGAGGCGGCGGTTGGGGAG ATTGGTCTGGACAAAGGTTCACATGGAAAAACCATTGACTTTGGAGAACAG GTTGAAGTTTTCCAGCGGCAACTTGAACTTGCTAAGGAGTTGAACAAGCCCGTTTCTGTTCATTGTGTCCGCGCCTTTGGTGATCTTCTGGAGATACTAAA GCAAATTGGTCCTTTCCCAGCTGGTGTGTTGCTACATTCATATCTGGGATCTGCAGAAATGGTGTCCAGCCTTGCAAATTTAGGCTGTTACTTTTCGTTATCCGGTTTCCTTACAGGCATGAAATCCAATAaggcaaagcaaatgctaAAAGCA ATACCCTTGGACAGAATTCTGCTAGAAACTGACGCACCAGATGCATTACCAAAACTGGATGATATTTCTCTATTAGCAGTACCTGTGGACAGCTCAAATGCAGATAatgaagaatttaaaaaagattCTAATTCACAGTCATCCACCACTTCGAATGAGTCTTTGAACCATCCATCTAATATCCACATT GTTATGAAGTATGTCGCCTCTCTGCTTGAAATATCAGAGATAGAACTTGCTGAGGTGACATACAAGAATGCAACCAGGCTGTTTTCTTATCATGGATCCAAAGTTCACACTGAAGTGGAAGCTGTGTGGTTGGGTGGTCATCCAATTTGA
- the LOC102710199 gene encoding beta-carotene hydroxylase 2, chloroplastic-like — protein sequence MATGVSGAVMTRFPVKNPLFAAAVLRRRSWPPLPGRALPFSPLAWTLRRRGLETVTCFVPQDTKNRQAPAPAPPPTLPVPVPSLEEEAAAAAARRVAERKARKLSERRTYLVAAVMSSLGVTSAGVAAVYYRFHWQLEGGDVPMTEMFGTFALSVGAAVGMEFWARWAHRSLWHASLWHMHESHHRAREGPFELNDVFAITNAVPAISLLAYGFFHRGIVPGLCFGAGLGITLFGMAYMFVHDGLVHRRFPVGPIANVPYFRRVAAAHKIHHTDKFEGVPYGLFLGPKELEEVGGLEELEKEIVRINRSL from the exons ATGGCCACCGGTGTCTCCGGCGCCGTTATGACCAGGTTCCCCGTCAAGAACCCGCTCTTCGCGGCCGCCGTGCTGCGCCGCCGGTCGTGGCCCCCGCTGCCTGGCCGCGCCTTGCCATTCTCTCCGCTCGCGTGGACCCTGCGCCGCCGTGGGCTCGAGACCGTCACGTGCTTCGTGCCGCAGGACACGAAGAACCGGCAGGCGCCGGCTCCGGCCCCGCCGCCCACGCTGCCGGTGCCCGTGCCCTCGCtggaggaagaggcggcggccgcggcggcgcggcgcgtcgCGGAGAGGAAAGCGCGGAAGCTGTCCGAGAGGCGGACGTACCTGGTGGCGGCCGTCATGTCCAGCCTTGGCGTCACGTCCGCGGGCGTCGCCGCAGTGTACTACCGCTTCCATTGGCAACTGGAG GGCGGCGATGTGCCGATGACCGAGATGTTTGGCACGTTCGCGCTCTCCGTCGGCGCAGCG GTTGGGATGGAGTTCTGGGCGAGGTGGGCGCACCGTTCGCTGTGGCACGCCTCCCTGTGGCACATGCACGAGTCGCACCACCGGGCGCGCGAGGGGCCGTTCGAGCTCAACGACGTGTTCGCCATCACCAACGCAGTGCCGgccatctccctcctcgcctACGGCTTCTTCCACCGGGGCATCGTCCCCGGCCTCTGCTTCGGCGCG GGCCTCGGGATTACGCTCTTCGGCATGGCCTACATGTTCGTCCACGACGGCCTGGTTCACCGCCGCTTCCCCGTCGGCCCCATCGCGAACGTGCCCTACTTCCGGCGAGTGGCAGCGGCCCACAAG ATACACCACACGGACAAGTTCGAGGGCGTACCGTATGGGCTGTTCCTGGGACCAAAG gagctggaggaggttggGGGCCTGGAGGAGCTGGAGAAGGAGATCGTGAGAATCAACCGCAGCTTGTGA
- the LOC102709919 gene encoding 1-aminocyclopropane-1-carboxylate synthase-like: MVYQGSHLLSMKAIGDGHGENSSYFDGWKAYDMNPFDPRHNRGGVIQMGLAENQLSLDLIEEWSKNHPEASICTPAGASQFKRIANFQDYHGLPEFRKAMAQFMGQVRGGKAMFDPDRVVMSGGATGAQETLAFCLANPGEAFLVPSPYYPAFDRDCCWRSGIKLLPIECHSFNDFRLTKEALVAAYNGARRQGICVKGILITNPSNPLGTITDRGTLAMLAAFATEHRIHLVCDEIYAGSVFAKPEYVSIAEVIERDAPRCDRDLIHIVYSLSKDFGLPGFRVGIIYSYNDAVVATARRMSSFGLVSSQTQYFLARMLSDEEFIGRFLRESARRLAARHERFTTGLREVGISCLRGNAGLFSWMDLRHMLREKTTEGEVELWRVIIHKVKLNVSPGASFHCREPGWFRVCHANMDDETMEVALGRIRAFVRQHRQRKVKAWAANEQLRLSLPLRASTYLALSSPMALLSPQSPMVHAAS, encoded by the exons ATGGTGTACCAGGGCAGTCACCTTCTCTCGATGAAGGCCATCGGCGATGGCCACGGCGAGAACTCATCGTACTTCGACGGATGGAAGGCCTACGACATGAACCCGTTCGACCCGCGGCACAACCGTGGCGGTGTCATCCAGATGGGTCTCGCCGAGAACCAG CTTTCTCTGGACCTGATCGAGGAATGGAGCAAGAACCACCCTGAGGCATCCATTTGCACACCGGCGGGCGCTTCGCAGTTCAAGAGGATCGCTAATTTCCAGGACTACCACGGCCTTCCGGAATTCAGAAAG GCGATGGCCCAGTTTATGGGGCAGGTGAGGGGAGGGAAGGCAATGTTTGACCCCGACCGTGTCGTcatgagcggcggcgccaccggcgcGCAGGAGACGCTCGCCTTCTGCCTCGCCAACCCCGGCGAGGCCTTCCTCGTGCCCTCGCCATACTACCCAGC TTTCGACCGCGACTGTTGCTGGAGGTCAGGAATCAAGCTTCTGCCGATCGAGTGCCACAGCTTCAACGACTTCAGGCTCACCAAGGAGGCCCTCGTGGCGGCATACAATGGCGCACGGAGGCAGGGCATCTGCGTCAAGGGCATCCTCATCACCAACCCGTCCAACCCGCTGGGTACCATCACCGACCGCGGCACGCTGGCCATGCTCGCCGCCTTCGCCACCGAGCACCGCATCCACCTCGTCTGCGACGAGATCTACGCGGGGTCGGTGTTCGCCAAGCCGGAGTACGTGAGCATCGCCGAGGTCATCGAGCGCGACGCCCCCCGGTGCGACAGGGACCTGATCCACATCGTGTACAGCCTCTCCAAGGACTTCGGCCTCCCGGGCTTCCGCGTCGGCATCATCTACTCGTACAACGACGCCGTCGTGGCGACCGCGCGCAGGATGTCCAGCTTCGGGCTCGTCTCCTCGCAGACGCAGTACTTCCTCGCCAGGATGCTCTCGGACGAGGAGTTCATCGGCCGCTTCCTCAGGgagagcgcgcggcggctggcggcgcggCACGAGCGGTTCACCACGGGCCTCCGCGAGGTCGGCATCAGCTGCCTGCGCGGCAACGCGGGCCTGTTCTCGTGGATGGACCTGCGGCACATGCTCCGGGAGAAGACGAcggagggggaggtggagcTGTGGCGGGTGATCATACACAAGGTGAAGCTGAACGTGTCGCCCGGCGCGTCGTTCCACTGCCGGGAGCCCGGGTGGTTCCGCGTCTGCCACGCCAACATGGACGACGAGACCATGGAGGTCGCGCTCGGCCGGATCCGCGCCTTCGTGCGCCAGCACCGGCAGCGCAAGGTCAAGGCCTGGGCCGCCAATGAGCAGCTCCGCCTCAGCCTGCCGCTCCGCGCGTCCACGTACCTCGCGCTCTCCAGCCCGATGGCGCTCCTCTCGCCGCAGTCCCCAATGGTTCACGCCGCCAGCTAA